The following nucleotide sequence is from uncultured Campylobacter sp..
GCGCGAGCACCTCAATGCCTTGCGAGACGATGAGTTTGACCGCGAGCATTGAATCAAGCCCGCCGCTAAAGAGCGCCAATGCCTTCATTTCGTTCCTTTACTTGAGTTGATTGATCTTTTTTTGATACTCCAAGATTCGCTCGATCTTGTCGGGCGCGTCGGAGTTTTTGAGCTTTTGCATCAGATCTTGCAGGGCGTTGCGGCGTAAAATTTTGCACGCGTCATTAAAAAGCGCCGTACCGCCGATCGGCAAAATTTCATCGTCCAGTGCGAGCGCGCACAGATTTTCGCGGGCTTCGGTTTCGGCGTTTTGAACATTTTGAGCGGCGGCTTCCCTCTCGCCTTGCTTCGCGACGTTGTTTACTTCTTGCTTCTCGCCGCCGTTTGCGCCCTGCTGCGCGGAGGAGCCTTTTAAATTTACGGCGCCTGCGGAGGCTTGCCTGATAAAATTTTGCTCGCTAGAATTCTCGCCGCTTTTTAAATTTACGCTCTCGCTACGGATAAAATTTTCTCCTGCGCCGCCTGCGGTAAAATTTTCGGGAGCGCTGTCTACATTGCCGTCCTCGCCCGCGATGAAATTTTTAAAATTCCCGCCGCTACGAGAGAAAGCCAAAAACGCCTCGAAAATATCGCCGTGCATGCGAAAATCACGCCGCTCCAAGCAGCCGAGCCCGAGCTCCGCCATCTCGCCATCGAGCAGCATCGATTTTATGATCTGAAGCTCCGCGATCTCCTTGCGGCGCAGTAGCGTCCGCCCGCTCCTCGCCGAAGCCGCAGGCGGCGCAGAGCTTTCGTAGCGCGCCGTGTTTTGCTCGCGATCAAAATTTCCGCCGTTTAAACCCCTGCTCGCACCGCCCCTGCCGTCTGCGCCGCGCCCCTCGTAAGAGCTGAAATCGCGAGAGCCGAAGCTCCCGCCCTCGCTAAAATTTCGCCCCTCAAAGCCCGCGCCGAAATTTTTACCGCCGTCAGCAAGATTGAACGAAGCGGGCGAGACATTTAAAATTTGCGCCACTAAGCTCTGATAGGACTCGGCGAGCACGGGGCCGAGCGCTGCGGTAAATTCTTTGATCTCATTTAGCGCCGCTTCTTTTTGCACGGGGCGGGCGAGGTCGTATTTTTTAGCGATTCTTCGGATCAGAAACTCCCCGCTCTCCATGCCGCTAGCATAAATTTGCTCTAGCTCGCGCACCTTGCCCGCCGCAATCATATCCGCGGGATCGGCGCCACCGCCGATTATAGCGACGCTTGAGTCGATCTTATTCAGGCACAAAAGCCGCGCCGATTTTATCGCCGCATTGATGCCCGCGGCGTCGCCGTCGAAGCTAAGCACGACGTTAAGCTCCGCGCGCTTTATAAGCGGCAGATGAGCGGGCGTCAGCGCCGTGCCGAGCACCGCTACGGCGTTATCGATGCCCGCTTGATGAAGCATGATAACGTCCATGTAGCCCTCGGTGATGATGAGGGTTTTTTTGGCGATTGCACTTTTTTTCGCAAGGTCGAATGCGTAGAAAATTTTAGATTTATCAAACAGTGCGCACTGCGGCGAATTGACGTATTTGGCGGGGTTATCGCTTATCGTACGACCGCCGAAACCCACGAGCTTGCTTGCGTGGTTGTAGATCGGAAAGGTAATGCGCTCGATGAAGCTTGCGTAGAGCCCGCGCTCGTTTTGCTTCACCGCGCCCGCATTTAACGCGTCTTGCGGCGGAATTTCTTCGTTTTGCAAAACTCTGATCGTCTGCGCGCTAGCTCCTGCGTATCCAAGGCCGAATTTGCGAATGCTTTGATCGCTTAGGCCGCGATCGTGCAGGTATTTCACGGCGGCAGGATTTTGATAAAGGCAGCTTTGGTAGTAGGCGTTTAAAATCCTGAGCACCTTCTTCTCTTCGCTGCGCTCCTGGACTTTGGCGCCGGTGTATTGCAGCGCGAAATTATACATCCCCGCAAGCTTTTCGACCGCTTCTGGGAAGCTTATCTTTTCGTAATCTTGGATAAATTTAATCGCGTTACCGCCCGCTTTGCACGAAAAACAGTGAAAAATTCCAAGCTTGGAGCTCACGCTCATGCTCGGGTGCGAATCGTCGTGGAAGGGGCAGACGCCCACGAAATTTGCGCCGCTGCGCTTAAGCGGGACATATTTTTCTACGACGTCTACGATATCTACGGTGGCCAGCAGATTTTCTATGCTTTCGTTTTTAATCATAAGCGAAATTATACCCGCACTTTGCTATAATTGCCCTTTATTTTTGCGACGAGGTTTGATTTGGATAATTTTTTCTTAGACGATCGCGATCCGATTTTCGGGCTTATCATGCTAATAAGCATAATCTTGCTAGTGTCGATTCTAAGCTACATTTGGGGAGTTTTTTCTAAAAAAAACGAGAGGCAGAGCTTAGAGAATTTCATCAAAAAATTTGACACCCTAGACGCGCTTAGCTCGGAGCACAGGCAACTTTTAGCAAGCCCGCAAATAGACATCCCGACGCTTGGAATTTTAGCTAGCTCTTTCGTCAAAAGCGGCGACTTCGAGCGCGCGATAGAAATTTATCTAATCGCGCTAAGTAAGGCTAGCGGCGGCGTACAGAGGGAGTTTATCCTTACCAATCTCGGTATCGTATATTTCAAAGCGGGCTTTTTAGGGCGCGCCGAAGAGGTATTTTTACAGGCGCTGAAGCTGCGCCCCAGAAACAAAGAGGCCCTTACGCATCTTACGGTGATTTATGAGCGGCTGAAGCGCTTTAATGAGGCACTTGAGGTGCTTGACGCGCTGCGCGAACAGGAT
It contains:
- the dnaG gene encoding DNA primase, with product MIKNESIENLLATVDIVDVVEKYVPLKRSGANFVGVCPFHDDSHPSMSVSSKLGIFHCFSCKAGGNAIKFIQDYEKISFPEAVEKLAGMYNFALQYTGAKVQERSEEKKVLRILNAYYQSCLYQNPAAVKYLHDRGLSDQSIRKFGLGYAGASAQTIRVLQNEEIPPQDALNAGAVKQNERGLYASFIERITFPIYNHASKLVGFGGRTISDNPAKYVNSPQCALFDKSKIFYAFDLAKKSAIAKKTLIITEGYMDVIMLHQAGIDNAVAVLGTALTPAHLPLIKRAELNVVLSFDGDAAGINAAIKSARLLCLNKIDSSVAIIGGGADPADMIAAGKVRELEQIYASGMESGEFLIRRIAKKYDLARPVQKEAALNEIKEFTAALGPVLAESYQSLVAQILNVSPASFNLADGGKNFGAGFEGRNFSEGGSFGSRDFSSYEGRGADGRGGASRGLNGGNFDREQNTARYESSAPPAASARSGRTLLRRKEIAELQIIKSMLLDGEMAELGLGCLERRDFRMHGDIFEAFLAFSRSGGNFKNFIAGEDGNVDSAPENFTAGGAGENFIRSESVNLKSGENSSEQNFIRQASAGAVNLKGSSAQQGANGGEKQEVNNVAKQGEREAAAQNVQNAETEARENLCALALDDEILPIGGTALFNDACKILRRNALQDLMQKLKNSDAPDKIERILEYQKKINQLK
- a CDS encoding tetratricopeptide repeat protein, which codes for MDNFFLDDRDPIFGLIMLISIILLVSILSYIWGVFSKKNERQSLENFIKKFDTLDALSSEHRQLLASPQIDIPTLGILASSFVKSGDFERAIEIYLIALSKASGGVQREFILTNLGIVYFKAGFLGRAEEVFLQALKLRPRNKEALTHLTVIYERLKRFNEALEVLDALREQDAEVYAQSQFERAQIIANDANTPFNKKIAKISKLNFKGAGRFCMELFIKNKEPMEGFDRFPPIEQAIDLIYDFPAAVNTQDAEYNALFYALGKSDQKPQSASKIFEINALMAMKDAGFEDAGLSFSYTCAKCKSSVGLFSHRCPVCYELGSMEIRAQISEKTGEIGQTF